DNA sequence from the Synechococcus sp. MU1617 genome:
TCGGTCCGAAGTTTCTTAATGCCGGCCCAGGTTTTGGGGGCAGCTGTTTTCAGAAGGACATTCTCAATCTGGTGTATCTCTGCCGCCATTTCGGGCTGCCGGAGGTGGCGGACTACTGGGAGAGTGTGGTTGCTCTAAACACCTGGCAACAGCACCGTATTGCCCGCTTGGTGGTGGAAAAACTCTTCGGCACCGTGACCGGAAAGCGATTGGCGATTCTTGGTTTTGCCTTCAAAGCCGATACCAACGACACCCGTGAAGCGCCGGCTATTCGCATTTGCCGCGACTTACTGGAAGAAGGCGCTCAGCTGGCCATTCACGATCCCAAGGTCGCGGCCCATCAGATGGCTCGTGACCTTCAACAGGAGCCAGCATTCCAGGCTGAAGCTCTCAGTGGAACCGGTTGTTGGGCGCAAGTAAGAAGTATTGAGGATGCCGTTGAGGGGGCTGATGCCGTTCTGGTGCTTACCGAATGGAAGGAGTACTGCAATCTGAATTGGATGTCTCTTGCTCGTCGGATGCGAAAGCCGGCATGGGTTTTTGATTCGAGGGCTGTAGCCGATCCTGAAAAGGTCAGAGCAGCGGGCCTCACCCTCTGGCGCGTCGGGGATGGAGAGGGTTGATGGCGCGGACGGTTCTGGTCACCGGCGCCGCCGGTTTCATCGGTGCAGCCTTGTCGATACGACTGCTGCAGCGTGGTGATCGAGTTGTTGGTCTCGATAATCTGAACGACTACTACGATCCCAATCTCAAACAAGCGAGGCTGCGTCAGATCGAAGCGGTGGCTCCGGCTGGAGCTTGGCGGTTTGAGCGCATGGCTTTGGAAGATGTTGAAGCATTGAATGCACTGTTTTCTGCAGAACAGCCCCAAGTGGTGGTGAATCTGGCTGCTCAGGCCGGTGTCCGTTACTCCTTGGAGAACCCTGCGGCTTACATCCAGAGCAATCTGGTGGGCTTTGGGAATGTGCTGGAAGGCTGTCGCCATTACGGCACAGAAAACCTTGTCTATGCCTCCAGCAGTTCGGTCTACGGCGGCAACCGCAACCTGCCCTTTCATGAGGGTCAGCCGGTGAACCACCCGGTGAGTCTCTATGCCGCGAGTAAAAAGGCCAACGAGCTGATGGCCCATACCTACAGCCATCTTTATGGTTTGCCAGCCACGGGATTGCGCTTTTTCACGGTGTATGGCCCCTGGGGGCGACCCGACATGGCCCCGATGTTGTTTGCGCGAGCGATTTTGGCTGGTGAGCCGATCAAGGTGTTCAATCACGGCAAGATGCAGCGCGACTTCACTTACATCGACGACATTGTTGAGGGCGTCATCCGTTGCTGCGACAAACCAGCGATGGCTAATCCTGAGTTTGATCCGCTTCACCCGGACCCCGCTACGGCTGCGGCACCCCATCGGGTATTCAACATCGGGAATAGTCAGCCGACGGAACTACTGCGTTTCATCGAGGTGATGGAGAAGGCGCTGGGACGTGAAGCAGTCAAAGACTTTCAGCCAATGCAGCCTGGTGATGTGGTGGCGACGGCAGCTGATACCCAGGCTTTGGAGGAGTGGATAGGATTTCGGCCTTCAACAAAGATTGAGAACGGAATAAGATTCTTCGCCGACTGGTATCAAGACTTCTACAATCACTAAATAATTAACCAATGAATTTTCTATTTATATCTTCGACTTCAAGAAGTAATATTGCACTTGATCCATCGGTTTTGTACCGATGTATCCATCCGGCTCGATTTGTAAATTCTCACCCTGGTTGGAAAGCTTGCGTTACGTCTCTGAATAATTTTATAAGTGAATTTGAAGAATTTCGAAGTACAGGGGTTAGAAGTGACTTGATTGCCTACGCCTTCTCCTGTAAAAAAATTATTTTTCATCGACCCATTTTCTCGATATCTCTTGCCTTTGCTTTAGAGACAATCAAAAATCTCGGCATCGATACGGCAGCTGATTATGATGATTATGTATTCTCTGTTGAGAATTATATGTTCACATCTGCGCACGAAAAAATTAAGAGCATTACGGACGAAAAAAAATTAATAACCAGTATTTCAAAGTTTGAGGAGTGTCTGGATTTATTTTCTTCCTTTACCGTCTCCACCCCGCAATTGGCTGACAAGCTTAGGGAGACTTATTCAGGTAGAAATCCAATCAGTGTTCTTAGGATCCCTAATGTTCCTCCAATGGCTTGGATTGAGATGGCTGAGATAAACTATCATTCATACATGATGCAAAGAAATCCTTACTCTTATGTCTCCAGAAATAAAACTGTCGGCTATTTTGGAGGAACAGCTTCACACAGTCAAGATTTCAATATAGCGAAACAATCAATCATCCAATTTTTGAGATTGAACCCATCTCACAATTTTTTATATTGTAGTGTCGCGTTTAATGATTTTGCAAATGAGTGCATTCAAGTTGCCAATCAAATTCATTCATTTAGGCCCGTTTGTTATAATGAAATGGTCTCAATTTACGACAAAGTAGGCGTCTGCATAGCTCCCTTGAAATACTCCGAGTTTAATAAATGTAAAAGTTCTCTCAAATTTTTTGAGGCAGCACTTTTTGGTAAACCCGTCGTAGCATCTTTTAATCCTTCTATTATTGAACGCTATGAGCAGTCATCCTTGCTATTCTCGGTTACAGAAGAAGCCTCTTTTTTAACTCAGATAACGAATGCATTCTCGTTTATGCATGATTCAACGAACAAATATATCAATGCCTGGAGAGCTGCAATTGATCTTATAACAAACGAAATTGAGTTGGCACATAAGTCTATCATTGATTTTATGGAGCAAGTATGAAGAAGACTCTGCTATATTTCCCTCCGTATTTTTTTAGAGATAGCTATAATGAATATGGTTGGATCATAAAGAAAATTGTTGACTATCTTTCCTCGGAAAATTGTCCGCACATTCATCAATATAAAATTTTCTGCTCTAAATTTCAAAGAGAATTCATTCTTGAGGGAAATTCAAAATTAAACCCTGGCAGCTTTGTTGATGTAGAAGATGATGGTGGTGTTTTCAAGCTTATGAGGGAAATATGCTTTAAAAAATATAACCTTAAGCAGGCAAAACTTATTACTAATTTTCAGCTTGGCCAAGATAATAGCAAAAAGCTAATACTTTTAAAGTCATACCAACATATTATCTTAGAAAGTCTATACGATGCGTATCCTTTTGATGTAATTGCTACATGGGGAAATAATTTTCATATGAAGCACTGGGCTAAAGCCAAGACTATAAATACTTTGTTCGTTGAACTTGGATATTTAAGATCACCATCGTTGCCTTCCTTGATTATTGATGAAAATGGCGTCAATTCCGAAAGTTCATTGTCACTCCTCCGTGAAGCTGATTTTGATAAAGTTCCCATTGTTCCATTTGAACTAATATCGCAAAGTATTTTCGAAAATCATCGTGGAAAATTAAAAGTCCACGAAAAATCATTAAAAACATTCAACGGTTGTTCTCAATTTGATTGCACATGGCTACCAAGTAAAAATGATCAACTTCTTGACGAATTAAATGATGAGACTCCTTGTGTTTGTATTTATTTGCAGTTAGCAGATGACACTCAAGTTTTGGGAGGCAGTGGCTTCACTTCAATGCTTCAATATGTACGGTTTATCATTAATTATATTCAATCAAACTGGCCTAAAGGTACTCAAGTTTATTTACGATACCATCCTGCAGCTTTAGGTTCATCTGCAAGAGCTATTAATGCTTTTGATGCTTTGGAGGTTGCACAATATATTAAAATGTATTCAAACGTCCATATGATGGAAGCATCATGGATGGATGCATCCATGAATTGTGATGCTATTTTCGGCATTAACTCTTCTTCCTTATTTGAGAGTTGGTTATTTAATCCGCGTATAAAGCTATATATTTCTGGCTTCGCTGGTTGGTATCCTTGTAAAGATTTAAGATTAAAGTATCGGTCTGAAAATTATATTCTGCCATTTGTATCTCAATGCAATCCAAATATATTGAAAAAGATTTCATTGTTGACTGTTAGTGGTTACCTCAAAAAGTGGGATAACACTGGAAAGTCTTTGATTAATTTAATTGAATATTCTTCATTATTTGCGGTTAAATCCCTGAACTTGCATCCTTTTTCCTACGCACCAGTCCACCCTTATGCAACTTTAGATCGATCACCAATGTATGCAGCTAAATCAATACTGGCGGCTGCAGTTCAATCATTTGGGTTAAAACTGTCAGTCAAAGACATAGAATTATGGTTGACTTGGATGTCTAAAATGACTCAACCTTTTAATTATTTTACCTCAACTTTTTCGCTCTTGGAACTACTTGTAGGCGAAGAGAATGTAATTAATTGCGAAAATTTATCTATTCGCGAATTTGTATCTGAAAACAAAGCCAGTTTTGCTATCAATTTTGAGAAAGAATCTTTGCCTGATATGACTTTTCTTGATGTTTTTGTGTTCGATGAGATGGATAGTTTGTTGCTAGGTAGAGCTGATATTCGGTATAGTGAAAAATCTAGCAACATAATTGAGATTCAATTTGTGCTTCATCAGAATAATTATATAGAGACTCTTCGAGACTACTCATTTGTCTTTCTTTCAAGGTCCCATATTGGCAAGAACTATCTTTGTAAATGCAGGCATCAGTTTTAGCATGATGGTTTTGAAATCCTAGAAATTCATTCTTGTTTTTCCGGCTTAACAAACTTCTAGCAAAAGGTTTGATTTTTGTCTTTATGTACTAGTACCGCTCTCTGCAGAGGCTTTTACATGAGAAGTATGCGTTTTTCATGATTTCCATTTCTCGCTTAGTCATAGCTTGCTGTTTTGTTCCACGAATGTGCGACCTTTGTCGCCTTGTCGTGTCTTCTATTGTGCTATTATCTAATTATAGGAGATTTTGTGCTAAAAATCTGTGAAAAAAATTCAGAGGTTTGCAAGTTTTTTGATCTCATCCCTGAAGCGTTCCCATGCTGGGAGAAAGTATCTACTTGCAGTAATCAATAATTATTTCCCTGCGGATGCGAAGAGATTAATTGAAAGCACAAACTCATCGTGTTTCTCTGCCGATCTGATTCTTCCTGAGTGTGCAGAAGTAGAACCAACTTATTTGGAGAGTTTGTCGGATGTGGCAATTAGGCACGACTTAATCGCCGATAGTATTTTGTCGAGTTTTCTAGGAGCAAACAGAGATGCTTTTTTCAATCACTATCCAGATCATCCCTCTCTTGCCAGCGACTCTTCTGCAGTGTCTACAGATTCGCTGCACGTAAATCAACAATCCTGTAGAACTTCGAATAGGGTCTTGTATCAAAAGCTTTCAAGAACAAAGCTAGCCAATAACAATAGGTTTGACTTCGCACAGAAGCACACAATTGTTCACTACCGATCTGGTGCTGTCTGTTCTTTTATTCCAAAGAATGCGTGTTCCTGCATTCGATATTCCTTTGGGGTGGCCAATGGGTGCATTCAATCTTCGAAAGACTTTGATTGGATTCACCAAAATAATTATTCATTTAATGCCAAAGATGCTCAGCTATTTTCAGCACCTTATTCTTTTGTTTTCTTGAGGAACCCTTTCGCGCGACTTGTTTCCTATTATTTGGATAAGATTTGTGGATCGTCTCAGCACTCTTCTGATGTCAGCTACGATGTTGCTAAAAAATTATTTGCAGTCAAGAACGATCAATATACTTTTCGAGACTTTGTCGACTACCTTTATTTGAGGCCGTCTTTAATGCAGAATGATGTTCATATCCGTCCGCAGAATGAATTCTTGATTTTCGAGCGATATCATGATTATTTTGCTGTTGAAGATTTTGCAGAATCTTCTCGTAAAATTCGTGAGGCATATGGTATTGAATTGCTTGATGTTAGGGGGTTAAGTGATGGCCATACACAAGCTGAACTTAAAAAGTATTCAGGCTCTGATAATTTTTGTGATGCAACAATTGCTGATATCCGTGCGATGGCTGCTGAGGGAATTTCTCCTGGTTACTATAATATCTACGACGATGTAACTGCTGCGAAGGTCGCAAAGCTATATTTTGGTGACATTATGCTTTACTGTCGTCAAATTAAGCCAGATGTTTCAAGGCCTATTTGGAATTGGCTTGACAAAGTCCAGGCTACAATTTAAAAAGTTCGGAAATTTTGTGATGGACGAATTTGGTGGAGATTGCACAATAGAGAAGCTCGAGGTCATGCTGGAAGAGCTAAATAAGGAGCTCGAAGATCTTGTTCTTGAAAACGAGGAGTACCAAAAAGGCTTTGAGTCTTCTCTTCAACCTCTGCATGATCTTCAGAAAGAATTGACTAGTCAAAGGAAAATAATTAGAGAATATGAGCATCTTCAGGCAAAAACAAATGCCCTACTGTTTCGACTAAATGAAACAGTAGGGTTCTAGAAAGCCTCTAAAAAACAAGGTGTGCAGTCTGCTTTTTGTTTCTGAAGAGGTGTCGTGATGCGTCTCAGGCGGAACCAACTCCGGTGTACGACCCATAGAAGAACAGGCCTACAACGAACAGAACGGCCATTCCGCCTGCAGTGGCAACCAGCCATAGGGGAAGAACGCCTTCGGTCCAACGGCTTCTCCAGGGTACAGCCGGTGTTCCATCAGGATTGCGATCGGGAATTCGACCGTCGGGATACGGGGATTTTTTTCCGCTCATCGAATAATCCTCAGTTGAAGAAGTAGCTGGACATGAGCACTCCGGTTACGAAGACAAACAGCAGGCCCAAGTACAGGCTGGTGCGGTTGAGCTCAACCGGAAGGTTGTTGGGGTTGGGATTGCGTTCCATGGGTCAGATCAGCGGCGAATGAACTGCATCGCGCCGAGGGCGCCAAGGAAGAAGACCGTCGGGATGCCAAGGGTGTGCAACGCCAGCCAACGCACCGTGAAGATCGGATAGTTGCGTGGGGTGGTGGCGACGGGTGGAGATTGTGTCATGACTTATTTCAGGCGGATGTCGAGTTCAGATTTGCCCTCATAGCGCTGGCTCACCACGGGAGCCTTGCTTTCAGATGCTTGGAAATAAGCATCGGGGCGAGGGGTGCCGAAAGCGTCGTAGGCGAGGCCGGTGGACACGAACAGGAAGCCTGCCAAAAAGATGGAAGGCAGTGTCACGGCGTGGATCACCCAGTAACGGATGCTCGTGATGATTTCGAAGAACGGTCGTTCTCCTGTTGAGCCGGCGGCCATAGCGTTGGGCGTGTCAGAACAAGGATCTTAGGAGGTGGCTCTGGTGTGGTGAGGCTGAGGCGTTACCTCAGTTACACAGCGTTGCCCACCCAACGGAGCAGGTTGCCCCGCTCACCCAGCACAAAGGCATGCTCTCCGTCGAAGACCATGCGGGTGAAGTTGCTGGGTTGACGGTCCCCGACAGGGTCGTTTTCCCAGCTGTCGCCGCCGTCTTTGCTCACCAGAAGGGTGCCGTTGCCGCCGCCGGCCCAAATGGCTCCGTCGTCATCCCACGCCAGATCCATGTAGCCGTAGCCGTTAGTGATCGGGATGATCGCCTTGCTCCAGCTGTCGAAATTTCCAGGCTCATCGTTCAGGCGGATCTGAGCACCGCGAGCAACCATCCAGAGATTGCCATCGGGTTGGAAGCCGATGCTTTGCAGCCGCTGGCTGCTCACGCGCTGGTGCACCTGCCAGACGGAATCTCCCGGTTCCCATGTGGCATAGAAGTTGCCGAGGCCACTCACGCTCACGTAGCTGCCATCGTTGCTTCGACGCAGATCCCGGACGGCACCCGCGGCATCGGTCACCTTGGCTTCCCAGCTGCTGCCATCGTTATGGGTCTCGTAGACCGCCCCCACGTTGGTGGCCAGTTCTGCGGAATGGCTTCCCAGGGCAGTGATTAGGTAGGGCTCGCCGGGCAATTTGGTGTCGAGGAACAGGCGGGTCCAGTTCTGCCCGCCGTCATCGCTGTGCATCAGCAGCCCTGGCTGTCCTGCGATCCAGCCTTCATCGCCATTGAAGTCGATGCTGATCAGACGGAAGTTTTCTTCGTCGGGTAGGTCCAGGCTGCGCTCATTCCAGTGGGCGCCACCGTCATTGGTTTCCCGGATCATCCGGTTACTGCCCACCAGATAGCCGTGGCGGCTGTCGGTGAAGGCCACATCCAGTGGGTTGGCCTGGGTGTCGAGATCCATGGCCTGCCAGGGGCTGGTGGTGGCCGTGGGGACGTGGGTCGTAACGCAGCCGCTGAGGCTGATCCCCAACACAAAAACCAGTATGAGCTGGGTCGCAGAGTTCAACAGACGTTTCATGGGTTGGCCTCAGCGCAGGGAATAAAGGGATAGGAAGAAGGCGAAGCCGAGGGCAAGGCCGCCAAAGATCAGAACATTCTTCTGTCCTGGGGTCATTCGGTTGACACCGAGGCCGAAATTCAGATTTTCGTCGAAGCCGCTGGCTTTGGCGCGCGGGCCGATGTCGCGGAAAGCGGCCACTCTGCTCCTGCAGACCGGACAACGAAATGACATCGGATCGAGATCTTCGAAAGCCGTGCCGGCTTCGATACCAACCTTTTTGACGCCTTCCTCTGGGTCGTAGACGTAGCCACAGCTGCGACATTCGAAACGGTGGGTCCGTGTGTCGCTCTCCGGGGTGGTTTCAACCGCTGGCTCCACCGCTTCGGTCGATTCGACCGGCTGGACGGACTGTTGTTCGTCGCTCACCGCTGTGATGCTGGGCGAGTCGACTCTATCGGCGACAACTCTCGGCAGTGAATGCCAGACTGACTCGACCAACGGGGACCTCCATGTTTGCCCTGCCCGGCTATGACGCCTTCCTGGGGTTTCTGCTGATTGCAGCAGCTGTACCTGTGTTGGCTCTGGTGACCAACAAGTTGGTGGCCCCGAAAAGCCGTGCCGGTGAGCGCCAGCTCACCTACGAATCCGGCATGGAACCCATTGGCGGGGCCTGGATTCAATTCAATATCCGCTACTACATGTTTGCGTTGGTCTTCGTCATCTTTGATGTGGAGACTGTGTTTCTTTATCCCTGGGCTGTTGCGTTCAACCGTCTCGGCTTGTTGGCCTTCATTGAGGCCTTGATTTTCATCGCCATTCTCCTGGTGGCATTGGCCTACGCCTGGCGCAAAGGCGCCCTTGAGTGGAGCTAGTCATGTCTGAAAACACATCCCCCTCCATTTCTGCTGTTCGTGATCTGCGCGAAGCCAGCTGCGGTCCGATTGGTACCCCGACGGTCACCAACGACCTCAGCGAAAACGTCATCCTCACCAGCTTGGATGATCTGCACAACTGGGCTCGTTTGAGCAGTCTCTGGCCCCTCCTCTATGGAACGGCCTGCTGCTTTATTGAGTTCGCAGCTTTGCTCGGCTCCCGTTTCGACTTTGACCGTTTTGGTCTTGTTCCGCGCAGTTCTCCGCGTCAGGCCGACCTTTTGATCGTGGCTGGCACGGTGACCATGAAAATGGCCCCAGCCCTGGTGCGGCTTTATGAGCAGATGCCAGAGCCGAAGTACGTGATCGCTATGGGTGCCTGCACCATCACCGGTGGCATGTTCAGCGCTGACTCCACCACCGCGGTGCGCGGCGTCGACAAATTGATTCCGGTGGATCTTTATCTACCGGGCTGTCCGCCCCGCCCCGAAGCCATTTTTGACGCCGTGATCAAGCTGCGCAAGAAAGTTGGGGATGAGTCGTTGGCGGAGCGGCGCAAGCATCAGCAGACCCATCGCTATTTGACGGTCTCCCATCAGATGAAGCGTGTGGAGCCTGTTGTGACCGGCGCCTACCTCCGGGCTGAATCCCAAAAAGCTGCCCTGGCTGCAGCTCCGGCCGGTCAGACCCTGGCCACCGATGCAGCCGTGCTCACCCCTGCTGCTGATCCTGTCGAGTCATGAGCGAAACCCCTTCCAAAAAAACTGTCGCCTCCGATGAAGCGGGTGCTGTTGTTGCTCCCGAGTCCGGTCCTGTAAGCCAATGGCTGAATAAGCAAGGCTTTGATCACAACAGCCTGGAGCCTGACCATCTCGGCGTTGAGCAGATCGGTGTTGAAGCTGCCGTGCTTCCGATGATTGTTGCTGCTCTTAAGAGCAACGGTTTCGACTATCTGCAGTGTCAGGGGGGCTACGACGAAGGCCCTGGTGAGCAGCTGGTTTGCTTCTATCACCTGTTGGCGATGGCGGAACAGGTTGAGGCGATGGCTTCTGACCCTTCCGCCACATTGCGGGAAGTGAGGATCAAAGTCTTCCTCAGCCGTGAGGGAACCCCTTCGCTCCCATCCATCTATGGGTTGTTCCGCGGTGCGGATTGGCAGGAGCGTGAAACCTTCGACATGTATGGCATCCATTTCGAGGGGCACCCGCATCCCAAGCGCTTGCTGATGCCTGAAGACTGGAAAGGTTGGCCGCTGCGTAAGGACTACGTTCAGCCTGATTTCTACGAAATGCAGGACGCTTATTGATCGCGCTCTCGGCGATGGGATCGGTAAAAGCGCATCACGGCCAAGGCCAAGCTGCGTGAGTCGTGGCGAAGGGTTGCTGTCGGTCTCACTCCCTGTAGTGGAGCCTGGGTGACGTCATAGCCATCCGAGCGGAGGCCCTCGGCATCGC
Encoded proteins:
- a CDS encoding photosystem II reaction center protein L → MERNPNPNNLPVELNRTSLYLGLLFVFVTGVLMSSYFFN
- the psbF gene encoding cytochrome b559 subunit beta → MTQSPPVATTPRNYPIFTVRWLALHTLGIPTVFFLGALGAMQFIRR
- a CDS encoding NAD(P)H-quinone oxidoreductase subunit J, whose protein sequence is MSETPSKKTVASDEAGAVVAPESGPVSQWLNKQGFDHNSLEPDHLGVEQIGVEAAVLPMIVAALKSNGFDYLQCQGGYDEGPGEQLVCFYHLLAMAEQVEAMASDPSATLREVRIKVFLSREGTPSLPSIYGLFRGADWQERETFDMYGIHFEGHPHPKRLLMPEDWKGWPLRKDYVQPDFYEMQDAY
- the psbE gene encoding cytochrome b559 subunit alpha, which encodes MAAGSTGERPFFEIITSIRYWVIHAVTLPSIFLAGFLFVSTGLAYDAFGTPRPDAYFQASESKAPVVSQRYEGKSELDIRLK
- a CDS encoding sulfotransferase family 2 domain-containing protein: MKKIQRFASFLISSLKRSHAGRKYLLAVINNYFPADAKRLIESTNSSCFSADLILPECAEVEPTYLESLSDVAIRHDLIADSILSSFLGANRDAFFNHYPDHPSLASDSSAVSTDSLHVNQQSCRTSNRVLYQKLSRTKLANNNRFDFAQKHTIVHYRSGAVCSFIPKNACSCIRYSFGVANGCIQSSKDFDWIHQNNYSFNAKDAQLFSAPYSFVFLRNPFARLVSYYLDKICGSSQHSSDVSYDVAKKLFAVKNDQYTFRDFVDYLYLRPSLMQNDVHIRPQNEFLIFERYHDYFAVEDFAESSRKIREAYGIELLDVRGLSDGHTQAELKKYSGSDNFCDATIADIRAMAAEGISPGYYNIYDDVTAAKVAKLYFGDIMLYCRQIKPDVSRPIWNWLDKVQATI
- a CDS encoding photosynthesis system II assembly factor Ycf48, which translates into the protein MKRLLNSATQLILVFVLGISLSGCVTTHVPTATTSPWQAMDLDTQANPLDVAFTDSRHGYLVGSNRMIRETNDGGAHWNERSLDLPDEENFRLISIDFNGDEGWIAGQPGLLMHSDDGGQNWTRLFLDTKLPGEPYLITALGSHSAELATNVGAVYETHNDGSSWEAKVTDAAGAVRDLRRSNDGSYVSVSGLGNFYATWEPGDSVWQVHQRVSSQRLQSIGFQPDGNLWMVARGAQIRLNDEPGNFDSWSKAIIPITNGYGYMDLAWDDDGAIWAGGGNGTLLVSKDGGDSWENDPVGDRQPSNFTRMVFDGEHAFVLGERGNLLRWVGNAV
- a CDS encoding photosystem II reaction center protein J, which encodes MSGKKSPYPDGRIPDRNPDGTPAVPWRSRWTEGVLPLWLVATAGGMAVLFVVGLFFYGSYTGVGSA
- a CDS encoding NAD(P)H-quinone oxidoreductase subunit 3, with product MFALPGYDAFLGFLLIAAAVPVLALVTNKLVAPKSRAGERQLTYESGMEPIGGAWIQFNIRYYMFALVFVIFDVETVFLYPWAVAFNRLGLLAFIEALIFIAILLVALAYAWRKGALEWS
- a CDS encoding rubredoxin, whose protein sequence is MSDEQQSVQPVESTEAVEPAVETTPESDTRTHRFECRSCGYVYDPEEGVKKVGIEAGTAFEDLDPMSFRCPVCRSRVAAFRDIGPRAKASGFDENLNFGLGVNRMTPGQKNVLIFGGLALGFAFFLSLYSLR
- a CDS encoding NADH dehydrogenase subunit K; the protein is MSENTSPSISAVRDLREASCGPIGTPTVTNDLSENVILTSLDDLHNWARLSSLWPLLYGTACCFIEFAALLGSRFDFDRFGLVPRSSPRQADLLIVAGTVTMKMAPALVRLYEQMPEPKYVIAMGACTITGGMFSADSTTAVRGVDKLIPVDLYLPGCPPRPEAIFDAVIKLRKKVGDESLAERRKHQQTHRYLTVSHQMKRVEPVVTGAYLRAESQKAALAAAPAGQTLATDAAVLTPAADPVES
- a CDS encoding NAD-dependent epimerase, which encodes MARTVLVTGAAGFIGAALSIRLLQRGDRVVGLDNLNDYYDPNLKQARLRQIEAVAPAGAWRFERMALEDVEALNALFSAEQPQVVVNLAAQAGVRYSLENPAAYIQSNLVGFGNVLEGCRHYGTENLVYASSSSVYGGNRNLPFHEGQPVNHPVSLYAASKKANELMAHTYSHLYGLPATGLRFFTVYGPWGRPDMAPMLFARAILAGEPIKVFNHGKMQRDFTYIDDIVEGVIRCCDKPAMANPEFDPLHPDPATAAAPHRVFNIGNSQPTELLRFIEVMEKALGREAVKDFQPMQPGDVVATAADTQALEEWIGFRPSTKIENGIRFFADWYQDFYNH